One region of Aeromicrobium sp. Sec7.5 genomic DNA includes:
- a CDS encoding ATP-binding cassette domain-containing protein — translation MTAPAITIEHLTKRFGAVTAVDDLSFTVAPGRVTGFLGPNGSGKTTTLRMLLGLMQPTSGRAIVGERDYRDIRRPAQLVGAALEASSFHPGRTGLGHLRTLAPQAGVPDSRCHEVLELVGLDGAKKRRVGGYSMGMRQRLGLAASLLGDPSIIILDEPANGLDPQGIAWLRGLLRALAADGRTVLVSSHVLAEVQQSVDDVVVIGSGRLIHASTLAEFEQLASHDVLVRTVDYQVADRVLREQGWRVDPHLEHHVVHDVDAAQIGAALHRAGLEVHQLADHGADLEAVFLRLTESSDAPTSQFTGHGAVTPPPPVDPTPPPPPTAPTAGGAS, via the coding sequence GTGACCGCACCTGCCATCACCATCGAGCACCTGACCAAGCGCTTCGGCGCCGTGACGGCCGTCGACGATCTGTCGTTCACGGTCGCACCGGGCCGGGTCACCGGCTTCCTGGGCCCGAACGGATCCGGGAAGACCACCACCCTGCGCATGCTGCTGGGTCTCATGCAGCCCACCTCGGGTCGCGCCATCGTCGGGGAGCGCGACTACCGCGACATCCGCCGCCCGGCCCAGCTGGTCGGGGCGGCACTGGAGGCCTCGAGCTTCCACCCGGGCCGCACGGGGCTGGGCCACCTCCGGACCCTGGCGCCGCAGGCCGGGGTCCCGGACTCGCGCTGCCACGAGGTGCTCGAGCTCGTGGGTCTCGACGGCGCCAAGAAGCGGCGCGTCGGCGGCTACTCGATGGGCATGCGACAGCGCCTGGGCCTGGCCGCCTCGCTGCTGGGCGACCCCTCGATCATCATCCTCGACGAGCCCGCCAACGGCCTCGACCCGCAGGGCATCGCCTGGCTTCGCGGCCTGCTGCGCGCCCTGGCGGCCGACGGTCGCACCGTGCTCGTCTCGAGCCACGTCCTGGCCGAGGTGCAGCAGTCGGTCGACGACGTCGTCGTGATCGGCAGCGGCCGGCTCATCCACGCCTCGACGCTCGCCGAGTTCGAGCAGCTGGCCTCGCACGACGTGCTCGTGCGCACCGTCGACTACCAGGTTGCGGACCGGGTGCTGCGCGAGCAGGGCTGGCGCGTCGACCCGCACCTGGAGCACCACGTGGTCCACGACGTCGATGCCGCCCAGATCGGTGCCGCCCTGCACCGTGCGGGCCTCGAGGTGCACCAGCTGGCCGACCACGGAGCCGACCTCGAGGCCGTGTTCCTGCGGCTCACCGAGTCGTCCGACGCCCCGACGAGCCAGTTCACGGGCCACGGAGCGGTCACACCGCCCCCGCCCGTCGACCCCACGCCACCGCCGCCGCCGACCGCACCCACGGCAGGAGGAGCCTCATGA
- the leuA gene encoding 2-isopropylmalate synthase, producing the protein MKNNIVSPQTPSAMPIERYRAFPPIDLPDRTWPSQVITQAPRWLSTDLRDGNQALIDPMTPVRKRRMFDLLVRMGYQEIEVGFPSASETEFEFIRSLIEGDLIPDDVTISVLTQAREDLIERTTQSLAGAKRANIHLYNAVAPMFRRVVFNASRDEVRAIATRGTELVMKHAEQNMAGTEFGYQYSPEIFTGAELEFSLEVSEAVMDVWQPEDGREIILNLPATVEMATPNTYADQIEWFSRNVSRRDNVAISLHPHNDRGTAVAATELGLMAGADRVEGCLFGHGERTGNVDLVTLGMNLFSQGIDPQVDFSDIDEVRRTVEYCTNLPVHPRHPYAGDLVYTAFSGSHQDAIKKGLEALDREAAAQGVPVSEIAWEAPYLPIDPHDVGRSYEAVIRVNSQSGKGGVAYILRSEHQLDLPRRLQIEFSRVIQNLSEGDAGEVDASTIWSTFRGEYLERTEPYTLTSFSSTTSNDGRDQQVVDLVVRGETQSFKGEGNGPVDAFVDGMRQAGAEIRVLDYSEHALSAGGDAHAAAYVECEIAGEIVWGVGIHANIVRASLEAVVSAANRAVGVTIPHGSAG; encoded by the coding sequence ATGAAGAACAACATCGTCTCTCCGCAGACCCCGTCCGCCATGCCCATCGAGCGGTACCGGGCCTTCCCGCCGATCGACCTGCCCGACCGCACGTGGCCCAGCCAGGTCATCACGCAGGCGCCGCGCTGGCTCTCGACCGACCTGCGCGACGGCAACCAGGCACTCATCGACCCCATGACGCCGGTGCGCAAGCGCCGCATGTTCGACCTGCTCGTCCGCATGGGCTACCAGGAGATCGAGGTCGGCTTCCCGTCGGCGTCCGAGACCGAGTTCGAGTTCATCCGCTCGCTGATCGAGGGCGACCTGATCCCCGACGACGTGACGATCTCGGTGCTGACCCAGGCCCGCGAGGACCTGATCGAGCGCACGACCCAGTCGCTGGCCGGCGCCAAGCGCGCGAACATCCACCTCTACAACGCCGTGGCCCCGATGTTCCGCCGCGTCGTGTTCAACGCCTCGCGTGACGAGGTGCGCGCGATCGCGACGCGTGGCACCGAGCTCGTCATGAAGCACGCCGAGCAGAACATGGCCGGCACGGAGTTCGGCTACCAGTACAGCCCCGAGATCTTCACGGGCGCCGAGCTGGAGTTCTCGCTGGAGGTCAGCGAGGCCGTCATGGACGTCTGGCAGCCCGAGGACGGTCGCGAGATCATCCTGAACCTGCCCGCCACGGTCGAGATGGCCACGCCCAACACGTACGCCGACCAGATCGAGTGGTTCAGCCGGAACGTCAGCAGGCGCGACAACGTCGCGATCAGCCTGCACCCGCACAACGACCGCGGCACCGCGGTGGCGGCCACGGAGCTGGGCCTGATGGCCGGAGCCGATCGTGTCGAGGGCTGCCTGTTCGGCCACGGCGAGCGCACCGGCAACGTCGACCTGGTCACCCTCGGCATGAACCTGTTCAGCCAGGGCATCGACCCGCAGGTCGACTTCTCCGACATCGACGAGGTCCGTCGCACGGTCGAGTACTGCACCAACCTGCCGGTCCACCCGCGCCACCCGTACGCGGGCGACCTGGTCTACACCGCCTTCTCCGGCTCGCACCAGGACGCGATCAAGAAGGGCCTGGAGGCGCTCGACCGTGAGGCGGCCGCCCAGGGCGTGCCCGTCTCGGAGATCGCGTGGGAGGCGCCCTACCTGCCGATCGACCCGCACGACGTCGGTCGCAGCTACGAGGCGGTCATTCGCGTCAACAGCCAGTCCGGCAAGGGCGGGGTGGCCTACATCCTGCGGTCCGAGCACCAGCTCGACCTGCCGCGCCGCCTGCAGATCGAGTTCAGCCGCGTCATCCAGAACCTGTCCGAGGGTGACGCGGGCGAGGTCGACGCCAGCACGATCTGGTCGACGTTCCGCGGCGAGTACCTGGAGCGCACCGAGCCGTACACGCTCACCTCGTTCAGCTCGACCACCTCGAACGACGGTCGTGACCAGCAGGTCGTCGACCTCGTCGTCCGTGGCGAGACGCAGTCGTTCAAGGGCGAGGGCAACGGACCCGTCGACGCCTTCGTCGACGGCATGCGCCAGGCCGGTGCCGAGATCCGCGTGCTCGACTACTCCGAGCACGCGCTCTCGGCCGGCGGCGACGCCCACGCCGCCGCCTACGTCGAGTGCGAGATCGCCGGCGAGATCGTGTGGGGCGTCGGCATCCACGCGAACATCGTCCGGGCCTCGCTCGAGGCCGTCGTGTCCGCCGCCAACCGCGCGGTGGGCGTCACGATTCCGCACGGCTCGGCCGGCTGA
- a CDS encoding glutathione S-transferase family protein, translating into MTTPTSADSDRSTSGAYVTAGAEFDRDMDYIPDRITRDSDQWPVEPGRYRLVAAKACPWANRAIIVRQLLGLEDVISLGLAGPTHDRRSWTFDLDPGGVDPVLGYERLQEAYLARFPDYPKGITVPAMVDVPTKQVVTNDFPWITHDLFFEWQEFHRPDAPNLWPDDVREEMETVMQRIFTEVNNGVYRCGFAGSQETYEAAYERLWTALDWLEERLADRRYLMGDAITEADVRLFTTLARFDAVYHGHFKCNRNKLTEMPNLWGYARDLFQTPGFGDNTDFEQIKAHYYVVQTDINPTQIVPQGPDPAVWLTPHGREGL; encoded by the coding sequence ATGACGACCCCCACCTCCGCGGACTCCGACCGCTCCACCTCCGGCGCCTACGTCACCGCAGGCGCGGAGTTCGACCGCGACATGGACTACATCCCCGACCGCATCACGCGTGACTCTGACCAGTGGCCCGTCGAGCCGGGGCGCTACCGCCTCGTCGCGGCCAAGGCCTGCCCGTGGGCCAACCGCGCCATCATCGTGCGCCAGCTCCTCGGTCTGGAGGACGTCATCAGCCTCGGTCTGGCTGGGCCCACCCACGATCGGCGCAGCTGGACCTTCGACCTCGATCCCGGCGGCGTCGACCCCGTGCTCGGGTACGAGCGCCTGCAGGAGGCGTACCTGGCCCGCTTCCCCGACTACCCCAAGGGCATCACGGTGCCGGCCATGGTCGACGTCCCCACGAAGCAGGTCGTCACGAACGACTTCCCGTGGATCACGCACGACCTGTTCTTCGAGTGGCAGGAGTTCCACCGCCCCGACGCACCGAACCTGTGGCCGGACGACGTGCGCGAGGAGATGGAGACCGTCATGCAGCGGATCTTCACCGAGGTCAACAACGGCGTCTACCGCTGCGGCTTCGCCGGCTCGCAGGAGACCTACGAGGCGGCGTACGAGCGTCTCTGGACCGCGCTCGACTGGCTCGAGGAGCGTCTGGCCGACCGCCGCTACCTCATGGGCGACGCGATCACGGAGGCCGACGTGCGCCTGTTCACCACGCTGGCGCGGTTCGACGCCGTCTACCACGGGCACTTCAAGTGCAACCGCAACAAGCTCACCGAGATGCCGAACCTCTGGGGCTACGCGCGCGACCTGTTCCAGACGCCCGGCTTCGGCGACAACACCGACTTCGAGCAGATCAAGGCGCACTACTACGTCGTGCAGACCGACATCAACCCGACGCAGATCGTGCCGCAGGGGCCCGACCCGGCCGTGTGGCTGACCCCGCACGGGCGCGAGGGGCTCTGA